A window from Malacoplasma iowae encodes these proteins:
- the msrA gene encoding peptide-methionine (S)-S-oxide reductase MsrA, whose product MKKVYVAGGCFWGVEHFYKLALENIRTRVGYLNSMIDNPNYEIVCDGISDAVEAVEIKYDDENYTIGDILDILFIIIDPTSLNKQGNDVGRQYRTGFYSDDSNDLKYANDYIEKIKHNYSKPIVVEVKNVENFYEAEEYHQKYLEKNPNGYCHIDMSLVNKIKRK is encoded by the coding sequence ATAAAAAAAGTTTATGTTGCAGGTGGATGTTTCTGAGGTGTTGAACATTTTTATAAACTTGCTTTAGAAAATATAAGAACACGAGTTGGGTATTTAAACTCAATGATAGATAATCCCAATTATGAAATAGTTTGTGATGGAATATCTGATGCTGTTGAAGCTGTTGAAATTAAATATGATGATGAAAACTATACCATCGGTGATATATTAGATATTCTTTTTATTATTATTGATCCAACATCTTTAAATAAACAAGGTAATGATGTTGGTAGACAATATAGAACAGGTTTTTATAGTGATGATTCAAATGATTTAAAATATGCTAATGATTATATTGAAAAAATAAAACATAACTATTCAAAACCTATAGTGGTGGAAGTAAAAAATGTCGAAAATTTTTATGAGGCTGAAGAGTATCATCAAAAATACCTTGAAAAAAACCCCAATGGATATTGTCATATTGATATGTCCTTAGTTAATAAAATAAAAAGAAAATAA
- a CDS encoding Abi family protein — MESINRYLSYDQQIKNLESKNLEFPDQESKEIFIEYLKEYNYSHFILGLKNKLMFDKNNKYKKGFTSNNIRYLFDIDRNISATLWKYFKGLELHFNSSVVKVLAEIIQKKTNTPYLCCLSEEDFLEIFSNLNNVKYFSTKSTLIDKKRYFIEEFYKNYDIVYFFDEVANSNLDKEHDEIIKKIDRSWIALKFNTTDLKKKKWVYIQLFTLCSALTFSQLQKIFKALNISLKNKIIDEFLKNLKTHKKMKMTEFDIYELMDLFNKLRNALAHNGCMIKFRYKIKNTSKLFNFFDIQKNDNDNVTTLQINDFINIIENIRGLVDKEIIKNEILNGISSKLQNRNKRDYISPILYQILEDETHLKIPKSIKNIQ; from the coding sequence ATGGAATCAATAAATAGATATTTAAGTTATGATCAGCAAATTAAAAATCTTGAATCTAAAAATTTAGAATTCCCAGATCAAGAATCAAAAGAAATATTTATTGAATATTTAAAAGAATATAATTATAGTCATTTTATTTTAGGACTTAAAAATAAATTAATGTTTGATAAAAACAATAAATACAAAAAAGGATTTACATCAAATAACATAAGATATCTATTTGATATAGACAGAAATATTTCTGCTACACTTTGAAAATATTTTAAGGGGTTAGAATTACATTTTAATTCAAGCGTTGTTAAGGTTCTAGCTGAAATAATCCAAAAGAAAACTAATACTCCATATTTATGTTGTCTTAGCGAAGAAGACTTTCTTGAAATCTTTTCAAATTTAAATAATGTTAAATATTTTTCAACAAAAAGTACACTCATAGATAAAAAAAGATATTTCATAGAAGAGTTTTACAAAAATTATGACATCGTTTATTTTTTTGATGAAGTAGCTAATTCTAATCTTGATAAAGAACATGACGAAATAATTAAAAAAATTGATAGATCATGAATCGCACTCAAATTTAACACTACAGATTTAAAAAAGAAAAAATGAGTTTATATTCAACTTTTTACATTATGTTCAGCATTAACATTTTCTCAACTTCAAAAAATTTTTAAAGCATTAAACATTAGTTTAAAAAACAAAATAATTGATGAATTTTTAAAAAATTTGAAAACTCATAAAAAAATGAAAATGACAGAGTTTGACATTTATGAGTTAATGGATTTGTTTAACAAGTTAAGAAATGCTTTAGCTCATAATGGTTGTATGATCAAATTTAGATATAAAATAAAAAACACTTCTAAGCTTTTTAATTTTTTCGATATACAAAAAAATGATAATGATAATGTTACAACTTTACAAATTAATGATTTTATAAATATAATTGAAAACATTAGAGGTTTGGTTGATAAAGAAATAATAAAAAATGAAATTCTTAATGGAATAAGTTCTAAACTTCAAAACCGAAATAAAAGAGATTATATTTCTCCAATACTTTATCAAATATTAGAAGATGAAACCCATTTAAAAATTCCAAAAAGCATTAAAAACATACAGTAA
- a CDS encoding Ohr family peroxiredoxin, with protein MEKKYQVTGIAIGGRNGNVYTSDNQFKTKLSFPKELGGDGSSINPEQLFASGYAGCFSQAALVVAQQLGIDSSKAPQVEVTVQLYIDQATGFHIKVGIEGVFKDWDQKQAEEFMVKCHKTCPYSKLIKDENLLYVKANGVIVKI; from the coding sequence ATGGAAAAAAAATATCAAGTAACAGGAATTGCTATTGGTGGTAGAAATGGTAATGTTTATACTAGTGATAATCAATTTAAAACAAAATTATCATTTCCTAAAGAATTGGGAGGGGATGGAAGTTCTATTAACCCTGAACAATTATTTGCTTCAGGATATGCAGGTTGTTTTTCACAAGCGGCATTAGTTGTAGCACAACAATTAGGTATTGATTCTTCTAAAGCACCTCAAGTGGAAGTTACTGTTCAATTATATATTGATCAAGCAACAGGTTTTCATATCAAAGTTGGAATAGAAGGTGTGTTTAAAGATTGAGATCAAAAACAAGCTGAAGAATTTATGGTTAAATGTCATAAAACATGTCCTTATTCTAAATTAATTAAAGATGAAAACTTATTATATGTAAAAGCTAATGGTGTTATAGTTAAAATCTAA
- a CDS encoding ArsC/Spx/MgsR family protein, which yields MKKLFYVSQCKASNYALDFIEKNNIIVDKSNLTYKPITEKDLLDMEALLPNGMIELVNPHSEHLKDLGFDIKTLNKKELMYVIIKNPMILSYPILLETTNNKNPIKLVIGFNPIEWSIFKDDPTSDRYYSNINKFYKFTKCCFFDETKDRKM from the coding sequence ATGAAAAAATTATTTTATGTTTCACAGTGTAAAGCAAGTAATTATGCACTAGATTTTATTGAAAAAAACAACATTATTGTTGATAAATCAAACCTAACTTATAAACCTATAACAGAAAAAGATTTGTTAGATATGGAAGCTTTACTTCCGAATGGAATGATAGAATTGGTTAACCCGCATTCAGAACATTTAAAAGATTTAGGTTTTGATATTAAGACACTTAACAAAAAAGAATTAATGTATGTGATTATTAAAAATCCAATGATTTTAAGCTATCCAATATTACTTGAAACAACAAATAATAAAAACCCTATTAAACTAGTTATAGGTTTTAACCCTATAGAATGAAGCATTTTTAAAGATGACCCAACAAGTGATAGATATTATAGTAATATAAATAAATTTTATAAATTTACTAAATGCTGCTTTTTTGATGAAACAAAAGATAGAAAAATGTAA
- a CDS encoding dihydrofolate reductase, producing the protein MITLIWCEDKNGGIGLNNSIPWHIKEDLEFFKATTLNHTIVMGRKTFESIGKPLKNRKNIIITKNKEYKINDQSVEIYNNIQDVLRKYKNEDIFVIGGKQIYFLFNKYADRLLVSKLFESYNCDTYMNDFDYSNFYLKKVDNKSEFKIYHYFKK; encoded by the coding sequence ATGATAACTCTAATTTGATGTGAAGATAAAAATGGAGGTATAGGATTAAATAACTCTATACCATGACACATAAAAGAAGATTTAGAATTTTTTAAGGCAACAACTTTAAACCACACAATTGTAATGGGAAGGAAAACATTTGAGTCAATTGGAAAACCTTTAAAAAATAGAAAAAATATAATTATTACAAAAAATAAAGAATATAAGATCAATGACCAATCAGTTGAAATATATAACAATATTCAAGATGTATTAAGAAAATATAAAAATGAAGATATTTTCGTGATTGGTGGTAAACAAATATATTTCTTATTTAATAAATATGCTGATAGATTGTTAGTATCAAAATTATTTGAATCTTATAATTGTGATACATATATGAATGATTTTGATTATTCAAATTTTTATTTAAAAAAAGTTGATAATAAATCAGAATTTAAAATATATCATTATTTTAAAAAATAA
- a CDS encoding NAD(+)/NADH kinase — protein MNYTVFINDESQKALFLKKKLSQILSDWNYVDNVDLTDYIFVIGGDGTFLKHFNDFKNKKIVAINAGNLGYYSFFNKSNLNTLKSKIANPRNFNHVLVLKICLDDKEYRCLNEVIIRCDRTFESSVYVKNVFLEKFKGSGILICTPMGSTAHNKNAHGAIMYNGLNAIQILELEPITQKRYMTLKSPLIVPSDFNVNLKSNAELENTKIIIDGKPIKINFKGNLKVSVINSDFQLFNPYDPKIYIKKLRDSFIREK, from the coding sequence ATGAATTATACTGTTTTTATTAATGATGAATCACAAAAAGCATTATTTTTAAAAAAGAAACTTTCTCAAATACTAAGTGATTGAAATTATGTTGATAATGTTGATTTAACAGATTATATTTTTGTAATTGGTGGAGATGGTACTTTTTTAAAACATTTTAATGATTTTAAAAATAAAAAGATTGTAGCAATCAATGCAGGAAATTTAGGATATTATTCTTTTTTCAATAAGAGTAATCTTAATACATTAAAATCTAAAATAGCAAATCCTAGAAATTTTAACCATGTCTTAGTTTTAAAAATTTGTTTAGATGATAAAGAATATCGTTGCTTAAATGAAGTGATAATAAGATGTGATAGAACATTTGAATCAAGTGTTTATGTTAAAAATGTTTTTTTAGAAAAATTTAAAGGCTCTGGAATCTTAATATGTACCCCTATGGGTTCAACTGCTCATAATAAAAATGCACATGGTGCCATTATGTATAATGGTTTAAATGCAATTCAAATTTTAGAATTAGAACCAATAACTCAAAAAAGATATATGACACTAAAATCCCCATTAATTGTTCCATCAGATTTTAATGTTAATTTAAAAAGTAATGCTGAACTTGAAAACACTAAAATAATAATTGATGGAAAACCTATAAAAATTAATTTTAAGGGAAATTTAAAGGTGTCTGTTATTAATTCAGATTTTCAGTTATTCAATCCATATGATCCAAAAATATACATAAAAAAACTTAGAGATTCATTTATTAGGGAGAAATAA
- a CDS encoding immunoglobulin domain-containing protein: protein MRLFTLKSVLLTSAFTVGIMFTSCIPVNAALTLKEKQNNNSVDTPSGDNNSSNEGDISQGGSNNDNLNPPIVDGNESGKPDQGENGSNNNNGNSNNGQNNNTGNGQGNNSGSSTDKRKRIEITRQPSNISIKPQNNVSITFDYKAYNLSPNDKVFFQWYKNGKTLYGQTEQTLTLNNVTHNDAGEYHALITIGFYAFYETTPAKLTIEDDSSMYDSIVFGGGTPSAYYNKYDKILKVDVALNFSKNGRLYFNGEAIKVEIYIGGYLRKTMYTDPGNNILFGMISGERHDFVNKEILVIATYDKLERREKVNGFTDIFGP, encoded by the coding sequence ATGCGTTTATTTACTTTAAAAAGTGTTTTATTAACTAGTGCTTTTACAGTTGGTATCATGTTTACATCTTGTATTCCAGTTAATGCAGCATTAACTTTAAAAGAAAAACAAAATAACAACTCTGTTGATACTCCAAGTGGTGATAACAATAGTTCTAATGAAGGAGACATATCACAAGGTGGTTCAAATAATGATAATTTAAATCCACCAATTGTTGATGGAAATGAAAGTGGTAAACCAGATCAAGGAGAAAATGGTTCAAATAACAATAATGGAAATTCCAACAATGGACAAAACAATAACACAGGAAATGGACAGGGTAATAATTCTGGAAGTAGCACTGATAAAAGAAAAAGAATTGAAATTACAAGACAACCATCAAACATTTCTATAAAACCCCAAAACAATGTTTCAATAACTTTTGATTATAAAGCTTATAACTTATCCCCAAATGATAAAGTATTCTTTCAATGATATAAAAACGGAAAAACTCTTTATGGACAAACTGAACAAACATTAACATTAAACAATGTTACTCATAATGATGCTGGTGAATACCATGCTTTAATTACAATTGGATTTTATGCTTTTTATGAAACAACCCCAGCTAAACTAACCATTGAAGATGATTCAAGTATGTATGACTCAATTGTGTTTGGTGGTGGTACACCAAGTGCTTATTACAATAAGTATGATAAAATTTTGAAAGTTGATGTAGCTTTAAATTTCTCTAAAAATGGACGTTTATATTTTAATGGTGAAGCAATTAAAGTTGAAATCTACATTGGTGGTTATTTAAGAAAAACAATGTATACAGATCCTGGTAACAATATTTTGTTTGGAATGATTAGTGGCGAAAGACATGATTTTGTAAATAAAGAAATTCTTGTAATAGCAACTTATGATAAATTAGAAAGAAGAGAAAAAGTTAACGGATTCACAGATATCTTTGGTCCATAA
- a CDS encoding aldehyde dehydrogenase family protein, which translates to MKMQSKINYSKSISDLTKLKESILKYENHLYEALKKDLNKSEKESFLSEVSEVINEIDYFLKHIKKWSLPIKVKSTYQTMGTKSFILRKPKGNVLIISPFNYPFNLAFIPMVGALATNNKICLKSSPNTPNINKVISEIIKVTFDEQTVRYIDDKDINSYDDLYKMGFDLVFFTGSTKVGMIVAKKCVENNIEFITELGGKCPCVVNDVINDSIYERITWAKFMNAGQTCVSINHIFYKSTITDFIDKLKLEINKQYPNCLQNKNIPKIINQKEYDRLKDILNKYKNNIVFGGNFDDQNMLIEPTIIKVDSINPMIETEEIFGPIIFVYAYDEKFEQIINYINKIDNSPLAAYIYTDHESLANKFVSVINAGGYCINDSISHILNHNLPFGGVKTSGFGRYHGKYSFEAFTYEKPVMINNAKKNNKIKFFNNEIDYNKTKKLIAFVKKYKD; encoded by the coding sequence ATGAAAATGCAATCAAAAATTAATTATAGTAAAAGTATTAGTGATTTAACAAAATTAAAAGAATCAATTTTAAAGTATGAAAATCATTTGTATGAAGCATTAAAAAAAGATTTAAATAAATCTGAAAAAGAATCTTTTTTATCAGAAGTCAGTGAAGTTATAAATGAAATAGATTATTTTTTAAAACACATTAAAAAATGATCTTTGCCTATAAAAGTAAAATCAACATATCAAACAATGGGCACAAAATCATTTATTTTAAGAAAACCAAAAGGGAATGTGTTAATTATTTCTCCATTTAATTATCCATTTAATTTAGCTTTTATTCCAATGGTTGGAGCTCTAGCAACTAATAATAAAATATGTTTAAAATCATCTCCAAACACACCAAATATAAATAAAGTTATAAGTGAAATAATAAAAGTTACTTTTGATGAACAAACAGTTAGATACATTGATGACAAAGATATCAATTCATATGACGATCTTTATAAAATGGGATTTGACTTGGTATTTTTTACAGGAAGTACAAAAGTTGGAATGATTGTAGCTAAAAAGTGTGTTGAAAACAATATTGAATTTATTACTGAACTTGGTGGTAAATGTCCTTGTGTTGTTAATGATGTTATCAATGATTCAATCTATGAAAGAATTACTTGAGCAAAGTTTATGAATGCTGGTCAAACTTGTGTGTCTATTAACCACATATTTTATAAATCAACAATAACTGATTTCATTGATAAATTAAAATTAGAAATAAATAAACAATATCCAAATTGTTTACAAAACAAAAACATTCCTAAAATAATCAATCAAAAAGAATATGATAGATTAAAAGACATTTTAAATAAATACAAAAACAATATTGTTTTTGGTGGTAATTTTGATGATCAAAACATGTTAATTGAACCAACCATTATTAAAGTTGATTCAATTAACCCAATGATTGAGACAGAAGAAATTTTTGGTCCAATAATTTTTGTTTATGCTTATGATGAAAAGTTTGAACAAATAATAAACTATATTAACAAAATTGATAATTCTCCATTAGCCGCTTATATTTATACTGATCATGAATCATTAGCAAATAAATTTGTTTCAGTTATAAATGCTGGTGGATATTGTATAAATGATTCTATTTCCCATATCCTAAATCACAATTTACCATTTGGTGGAGTTAAGACAAGTGGTTTTGGTAGATATCATGGAAAATATTCATTTGAAGCTTTTACATATGAAAAACCAGTAATGATAAATAACGCTAAAAAGAATAATAAGATTAAATTTTTCAATAATGAAATAGATTACAATAAAACTAAAAAATTAATAGCTTTTGTTAAAAAGTACAAAGACTAA
- a CDS encoding IS30 family transposase, translating to MKTYKHLTKEERCLIYFLWNKEKYSMNKIAKILNKNKSTISRELKRNTSSTGIYYSSNAHKKYIRRKSNCHMFFMLKYKNFTDLFIQKFNPKSHGVEATIFWIKENYPLVKVPSARQVFRWINSKIWKIQRRDCLRRKYVKGKRRKIGIFSKIDGKYCIPYSLRPEKINKRKEFGHWEADLIVSKRQSGYYHLLTLVERKTRLAIIRKIKGKNARSMMAKMYTIIRDEKLPIKSITVDNGLEFQMMGITAKQFNFKVYYCQPYSSFQRGSNENINGIVRRWYKKGTDFSLVSEDKIKTLEWKVNNIPRKMFGYKTAYQMYQENI from the coding sequence ATGAAAACTTATAAACATTTAACAAAAGAAGAAAGATGCTTAATTTATTTTCTTTGAAATAAAGAAAAATATTCTATGAATAAGATTGCAAAAATCTTAAATAAAAACAAATCAACAATATCAAGAGAATTAAAAAGAAACACATCTTCAACAGGAATTTATTATTCATCAAATGCTCACAAAAAATACATTAGAAGAAAATCAAATTGTCATATGTTTTTTATGTTGAAGTACAAAAACTTCACAGATCTTTTTATTCAAAAATTTAATCCTAAATCTCATGGTGTAGAAGCTACAATTTTTTGAATAAAAGAAAACTATCCATTAGTTAAAGTTCCAAGTGCTAGGCAAGTATTTAGATGAATCAATAGCAAGATTTGAAAGATACAAAGAAGAGATTGTTTAAGAAGAAAATATGTTAAAGGAAAAAGAAGAAAAATAGGTATATTTTCTAAAATTGATGGAAAATACTGCATTCCTTATAGTCTAAGACCAGAAAAGATAAACAAAAGAAAAGAATTTGGACATTGAGAAGCTGATCTAATAGTTAGTAAAAGGCAAAGTGGTTATTACCACTTATTAACATTAGTAGAAAGAAAAACAAGGTTGGCAATTATTAGAAAAATAAAAGGTAAAAACGCTAGATCAATGATGGCTAAAATGTATACCATTATTCGAGATGAAAAACTCCCAATAAAAAGCATCACTGTTGATAATGGGTTAGAGTTTCAAATGATGGGAATAACTGCAAAACAATTCAACTTTAAAGTTTATTATTGCCAACCTTATTCTTCATTCCAAAGAGGGTCCAACGAGAACATAAATGGGATAGTTAGAAGATGATATAAAAAAGGAACTGACTTCAGTTTAGTAAGTGAAGATAAAATAAAAACTCTTGAATGAAAAGTAAACAACATCCCAAGAAAAATGTTTGGTTATAAAACAGCTTACCAAATGTATCAAGAAAATATTTAA
- a CDS encoding Cof-type HAD-IIB family hydrolase, whose translation MKNKERKLIVTDLDGTLLRSDETISDYTVNVIKKIIKKGHILCIATGRPLRSSYHIYEKLGLKTVIANLNGSIITNPSDNTFLPINLTFGRGLIHEIFKYEELKSKLGCVLIENIDGTYVLSDVKDHRVHKEFLKKFHINPNEPVFYTTFDDISIIQRDINSILMWVKDVPNIDDYTFKVKGLTGTLLVRNWSIKDYTDGSVLEINSIFGNKGTALKFLSSYYAIPLRNCIAFGDGENDIEMIQKIENGYAMKNGSSVVKVPASKITEFDNDNDGVARELAKIFNIKV comes from the coding sequence ATGAAAAATAAAGAAAGAAAATTGATAGTGACAGATCTTGATGGAACGCTTTTAAGAAGTGATGAAACTATTAGCGATTACACTGTTAATGTAATTAAAAAAATAATTAAAAAAGGACACATATTATGTATAGCTACTGGCAGACCATTAAGAAGTTCATACCACATATATGAAAAACTTGGTTTAAAAACAGTAATAGCAAACCTTAATGGTTCAATCATCACTAATCCATCTGATAACACTTTTTTACCAATTAACTTAACCTTTGGAAGGGGTTTAATACATGAAATATTTAAGTATGAAGAACTTAAATCAAAACTTGGATGTGTGTTAATTGAAAATATAGATGGTACATATGTTTTGTCAGATGTTAAAGACCATAGAGTTCACAAAGAGTTTTTAAAAAAATTTCATATAAATCCTAATGAACCGGTTTTTTATACAACATTTGATGATATAAGTATTATTCAACGTGATATTAATTCAATATTAATGTGAGTTAAAGATGTACCAAATATAGATGATTATACTTTTAAAGTTAAAGGTTTAACTGGAACATTACTAGTTAGAAATTGGTCCATAAAAGATTATACAGATGGTTCTGTTTTAGAAATTAATTCAATTTTTGGCAATAAAGGTACAGCATTAAAATTCCTATCAAGTTATTATGCTATCCCATTAAGAAATTGTATTGCTTTTGGTGATGGTGAAAATGATATAGAAATGATTCAAAAAATTGAAAATGGATATGCAATGAAAAATGGATCTTCTGTAGTAAAAGTCCCAGCAAGTAAAATAACTGAATTTGATAATGATAATGATGGTGTGGCCAGAGAGTTAGCTAAAATATTTAATATTAAAGTTTAA
- a CDS encoding PadR family transcriptional regulator gives MLDYAILGLLKNRPLTGYDIDKIINKSIKNFWSILQSQVYKELKKMENNELIAAEVVIQKNKPNKVIYSITEKGDRYYETFFDNDKLDISKLCDIKILFLIRMFFGSHTDKEHNIEFLEKLRKSFIDKIASLELIKVNIIDVAPINNNYVNNHWYWTSTVNCGIQMCNSIISWIDNCLVEIKKQ, from the coding sequence ATGTTAGATTATGCAATTTTAGGATTATTAAAAAACAGACCTTTAACAGGTTATGACATTGATAAAATAATAAATAAATCAATTAAGAATTTTTGAAGTATTTTACAATCGCAAGTTTATAAAGAATTAAAAAAGATGGAAAACAATGAACTTATAGCAGCAGAGGTTGTAATCCAAAAAAACAAACCTAATAAAGTTATTTATTCTATTACTGAAAAAGGTGATCGTTATTATGAAACTTTTTTTGATAATGATAAATTAGATATTAGTAAACTTTGTGATATTAAAATCTTATTTTTAATAAGAATGTTTTTTGGTTCTCACACAGATAAAGAACACAATATAGAATTTCTTGAAAAGTTAAGAAAATCATTCATTGATAAAATTGCATCTTTAGAATTAATTAAAGTTAACATAATTGATGTAGCACCAATTAATAATAATTATGTAAATAACCACTGATATTGAACATCAACAGTTAATTGTGGTATTCAAATGTGTAACTCAATTATTAGTTGAATTGATAATTGTTTAGTTGAAATAAAAAAACAATAG
- a CDS encoding PTS transporter subunit EIIB: MKKTKLIFLYVFTFGIAYFVIKAKAKKHATIVNNELTLSYDIPFEINDFYTSVGGKENITSTEANINSIKVFVKDIEKVSQDNIKKLGAKGSMLSENCVTCLFGDYSKKLDEVLKIELNSNQN, from the coding sequence ATGAAAAAAACAAAATTAATTTTTTTATATGTTTTTACTTTTGGGATAGCATATTTTGTAATTAAAGCAAAAGCTAAAAAACATGCAACTATTGTAAATAATGAACTAACTTTAAGCTATGATATACCTTTTGAAATAAATGATTTTTATACTAGTGTTGGTGGTAAAGAAAATATTACTAGCACAGAAGCTAATATAAATTCTATAAAGGTTTTTGTTAAAGACATTGAAAAGGTTAGCCAAGATAACATTAAAAAATTAGGAGCAAAAGGTTCAATGCTTTCAGAAAACTGTGTTACATGTTTGTTTGGTGATTATTCAAAAAAACTTGATGAAGTATTGAAAATAGAATTAAATAGTAATCAAAATTAA
- the trpS gene encoding tryptophan--tRNA ligase — MKIIVSGIQSTNSLTLGNYLGALKNFVDMQNEENKLFVFIADLHSITVNFSPELLKENRRSTACLYKACGLDFKKNYVFYQSSVIEHSHLSYLLICHTYLGELNRMTQFKDKSQKMTLSNQTQNIPAGLLYYPTLMAADILLYDADIVPVGKDQKQHLELTRDIAIRFNKKYKDDFFKIPNFFTKENGNKIMDLQNPEIKMSKSNENTKGTIFLLEPLDSIRKKIMAAKTDSLNKVNFDWENQPGVTNLLTIYSALTDTNIESIVQKYDGKNYGEFKKDLADIVCSKLEIIQNNYNKIIKDKQIDEELKINGTKCKEIANKKIKQIHKLLGLDSE; from the coding sequence ATGAAAATTATTGTTTCAGGAATCCAATCGACAAATTCTTTAACTCTTGGAAATTATCTTGGGGCTTTAAAAAATTTTGTTGATATGCAAAATGAAGAAAATAAATTATTTGTTTTTATAGCTGATCTTCATTCCATAACAGTTAATTTTTCTCCAGAGTTATTAAAGGAAAATAGAAGATCAACAGCATGTTTATATAAAGCTTGTGGTTTGGATTTTAAAAAAAATTATGTTTTTTACCAATCAAGCGTTATTGAACATTCTCATTTATCTTATTTATTAATATGTCATACATATCTTGGAGAATTAAATAGAATGACTCAATTTAAAGATAAATCACAAAAAATGACATTAAGTAATCAAACGCAAAACATTCCTGCGGGATTGTTATATTATCCAACACTAATGGCTGCTGATATTTTATTATATGATGCTGATATTGTTCCTGTTGGAAAAGATCAAAAACAACACTTAGAATTAACAAGAGATATTGCAATTAGATTTAACAAAAAATATAAAGATGATTTTTTTAAAATTCCAAATTTCTTTACAAAAGAAAATGGTAACAAAATAATGGATTTACAAAATCCAGAAATTAAAATGAGTAAATCAAATGAAAATACAAAAGGAACAATATTTTTGTTAGAACCATTAGATTCAATTAGAAAAAAAATTATGGCTGCAAAAACAGACTCATTAAACAAAGTAAATTTTGATTGAGAAAATCAACCAGGAGTTACAAATTTACTAACTATATATTCAGCATTAACAGATACAAATATTGAATCTATTGTTCAAAAATATGATGGTAAAAACTATGGTGAATTCAAAAAAGATTTAGCTGATATAGTTTGTTCTAAATTAGAGATTATTCAAAATAACTATAATAAAATAATTAAAGATAAACAAATAGATGAAGAATTAAAAATAAATGGGACTAAGTGTAAAGAAATAGCTAACAAAAAAATTAAACAAATCCACAAATTACTTGGATTAGATAGTGAGTAA